A window from bacterium encodes these proteins:
- a CDS encoding peptide-N-glycosidase F-related protein: ASGNFWNGMSSSDFSRSGWCPGAAVSAVPVPLPGLTPGRHTVRVAIPLGAPEGDSFSAWNVSGVLVGER, from the coding sequence CGCCTCGGGCAACTTCTGGAACGGGATGAGCTCGTCCGACTTCAGCCGCTCGGGCTGGTGCCCGGGCGCGGCCGTGAGCGCGGTGCCGGTGCCGCTGCCGGGGCTGACGCCCGGCCGCCACACGGTGCGCGTCGCGATCCCCCTGGGGGCTCCCGAGGGCGACAGCTTCAGCGCTTGGAACGTGTCCGGGGTGCTGGTGGGCGAGCGGTAG